The Paracoccus sp. MA DNA segment CGGGCCGCACCCATGAATTGCGGATGCTGGACGGCCGCTGATCCGGCCCCCGTCCCGCCGGTCGCGCGTCCGCTGTGAGCCGAGGCAGCGCGGACCGGCACCTGCCGCCCGCGCGAGGCCCTGCACCTGTCCCGACCCGCTGCTTGCGGATACGGCCATCTGCCTGCCGCCGTCGCCCCCCCTTCGCCGTCGCCCCGCCTTCGCCGACGGCATGCCCCGCACAGCGCCGCGGTGCGGTTCGCGTCGCCGGCTCGCCGGTCCCGGCTCTTGCGAGCCCCGCCCCAAGCGCCTAGAAGGCTGGGCAGCCTTGCCAGGGAAAATGCCATGCTCGACCATCTGACCTATACCGCCCCGGAACCGAAGATCATTCAGGGCGCGAAACAGGACTGGGAACTGGTCATCGGGCTGGAGGTCCATGCCCAGGTCGCCTCGAACGCCAAGCTGTTTTCCGGCGCCTCGACCGGCTTCGGCGCCGAGCCGAACAGCCATGTCGCCTTCGTCGACGCCGCCATGCCGGGCATGCTGCCGGTGATCAACGAATTCTGCGTGGCGCAGGCGGTCAAGACCGGCCTCGGCCTCAAGGCGCGGATCAACCTGGTCTCGGCCTTCGACCGCAAGAACTATTTCTATCCGGACCTGCCGCAGGGCTACCAGATCAGCCAGCTCTACCACCCCATCGTGGGCGAGGGCGAGGTGATCGTGGACATGGCCCCCGGCATCGCCCGCCGCGTCAGGATCGAGCGCATCCACCTGGAACAGGATGCCGGCAAGTCGATCCACGACATGGACCCGAACATGTCCTTCGTCGACCTGAACCGCACCGGCGTGGCGCTGATGGAGATCGTCAGCCGCCCAGACATCCGCGGGCCGGAGGAGGCGGCGGCCTATGTCGCCAAGCTGCGCCAGATCATGCGCTACCTCGGCACCTGCGACGGCAACATGCAGAACGGCAACCTGCGCGCCGACGTGAACGTCTCGGTCTGCGCCCCCGGCGCCTATGAGCGTTATCAGGAAACCGGCGATTTCAGCCATCTCGGCACCCGCTGCGAGATCAAGAACATGAACTCGCTGCGCTTCATCCAGGCCGCCATCGAATACGAGGCCCGCCGCCAGATCGCCATCATCGAGGACGGCGGCACGGTTGTGCAGGAAACCCGGCTCTACGATCCCGACCGCGGCGAGACCCGCTCGATGCGCTCGAAGGAGGAAGCCCACGACTATCGCTATTTCCCCGATCCCGACCTCTTGCCGCTCGAGATCGAGCAGGACTGGGTGGACGGCATCGCCGCCGCCATGCCGGAACTGCCCGACGAGAAGAAGGCGCGCTTCGTCAAGGAGCTCGGCCTGTCGGAATACGACGCCGGCGTGCTGACCGCCGAGGTCGAAAGCGCCGATTACTTCGAGCAGGTGGCCGCCGGCCGCGACGGCAAGATGGCAGCGAACTGGGTGATCAACGAGCTGTTCGGCCGGCTGAACAAGGAAGGGCTGAGCGTCGAGACCTCGCCGGTCTCCGCCGCCCAGCTCGGCGGGGTGATCGACCTGATCGGCTCGGGCGCGATCTCGGGCAAGATCGCCAAGGAGCTGTTCGAGATCCTCTGGACCGAGGGCGGCGACCCGGCCGAGATCGTGGAATCGCGCGGCATGAAGCAGGTCACCGACCTCGGCGCCATCGAGGCGGCGGTGGACGAGATCATCGCCGCGAACCCGGCGCAGGTGGAAAAGGCCAAGGCCAACCCCAAGCTGGCCGGCTGGTTCGTCGGCCAGGTGCTGAAGGCGACCGGTGGCAAGGCCAACCCGGCGGCGGTGAACGAGCTGGTGGCGAAGAAGCTGGGCGGCTGACTTGTCAGGGGCGTCCCGAGACGGTGCGCCCCGCCCATCCGCATGGGCCGGGCGGCGTCCCCGCCCGCCCTCGCCGTCCGGGTCTAGGCAGGCCCATCGCGGCCGGCTTTGCGTCCTTCCGCTCCCGAACATGTGCAGCGGGCGACACGCGCCGGCATTGCGCAGCCCGCTTCCCTTGGCCGGCCATCTCGCCTAACCTTCGGCCCAAAGGAAAGGCATCCGCATGAGCAGCTACGAATACACCGTCATCCCCGCACCCGCCCGCGGCGAAAAGGTCCGGGGCGCGAAATCCGGGATCGAGCGTTTCGCCGCCACGCTGACCGATGTGCTGAACGACATGGCCCGCGACGGCTGGGACTATGTCCGGGCCGAGACACTGCCGGCCGAGGAACGCTCGGGCCTGACCAGCCGAACCACGGTCTATCACAACCTGCTGATCTTCCGCCGCGCTCTCGCCGCGCCCGGCCGGCAGCAGCTCCCCCAGCCGGCCGCCACGGCCGAGCCGCAGCCCGCCGAACCTCCCGCCATGGAACCCGCAGCCGAGGAAACCCCGGCCGGCACCGCCCAGCAGCCGGCGCGCGGCCCCTTCAGCCAGCCGATGCGCGCCACCCCCAAGCCCGCGCCGTTGGCCGCGCCCGGCAACCATACCCGTGCCCGCGCCGCCGAGCCGCCGCTGACCGCGCCGCACGCCCCGGCCCCGGCCGGCCCGCGCCTCGGCCCGGCCAGCCGCTGATTTCTCCGTTTTCCAAATACTCCGGGGTGAGCCCCCGGCACGGGGGCGAGGGGCAGCGCCCCTCAGGCCCTCACCAATGCGGCGGCCGCTGGTCCGCCAGCGGCACCGTTCCCGCCTCGGATTCGCGTTCGGCCTCGCGCTCCATCAGCATGCCGACATGGCGCGCCAGCCGGGCGATCTCGCTTTCCTGCCGGGCCACGATGCCCGACAGATCCTCGACGGTGCGCGCCAGATAGGCCACGGCTTCCTCCAGCCGCTCGATGCGTTCCTTCGTCTGCTTGTCCATTCATCCTCCATCCGTTAGACCGCCGCATGGAAAAGCCCGAGGCAAACCATGGCGAAAGATCAGAAGAAACAGCCCCGTCCCAAGGCCGAGACGCCCAAGGGGTTCCGCGACTATTTCGGCGCGGATGTGACCGAGCGCAAGCAGATGCTCGACCGCATCGCCGAGATCTATCATCGCCACGGCTTCGAGCCGCTCGAAACCAGTGCCGTGGAAACCGTCGAGGCGCTGGGAAAGTTCCTGCCCGATGTGGACCGCCCCAATGCCGGCGTCTTTGCCTGGCAAGAGGCGGAGGTGCCGGGTGGCGGCGCCGGCGACTGGCTGGCGCTGCGCTATGACCTGACCGCGCCGCTGGCCCGCGTCGCCGCGCAGTTCCGCAACGACCTGCCCAGCCCCTATCGCCGCTATGCCATGGGCCCGGTCTGGCGCAATGAAAAGCCGGGGCCGGGCCGCTTCCGCCAGTTCTACCAATGCGACGCCGATACCGTGGGCTCGGCCTCGGTCGCCGCGGATGCCGAGATCTGCGCCATGCTGGCGGCGGCCTTGGAACATGCCGGCATCGCCCGCGGCGACTACCTGATCCGCATCAACAACCGCAAGGTGCTGAACGGCATCCTGGAATCCACGGGTGTGGCCGAGGGCAAGCCTGCCGACGACGTGCTGCGCACCATCGACAAGTTCGACAAGGTCGGCGAGGAAGGCGTGCGCCAGTTGCTCACCACCGGCCGCAAGGACGAGTCCGGCGCCTTCATCGAGGGCGTGGGCCTGAGCCCGGAACAGGCCGGTCCGGTGCTGGCCTTCCTGACCTCGAAGGGCGCGGACAACGCCGCGACGCTGCAAAACCTGCGCGCCGCCGTCGGCGCCTCGACCGTGGGCGCCGAGGGCGTGGACGAACTGGCCCGGATCGCCGGGATGCTTACCGCCATGGGCGTGGGCGAGGATCGCGCCGTCATCGACCCCTCGATCGTGCGCGGCCTGGGCTATTACACCGGCCCGGTCTTCGAGGCCGAGCTGACCTTCGAGATCCTCGACGACAAGGGCCGCAAGCGCCAGTTCGGCTCGGTCGCCGGCGGCGGGCGCTATGACGGGCTGGTGGAACGCTTCACCGGCCAGAAGGTGCCCGCGACCGGCGTCTCCATCGGCGTGGACCGGCTGCTGGCCGCCCTGCGCGCCAAGGGGCTGATGGGCGGGGCCGAGCCGGGCCCGGTCGTCGTCACCGTCATGGACCGCGAGCGCATGGCCGATTACCAGGCCATGGCGGCGGAACTGCGCGCGGCCGGCATCCGCGCCGAGGTCTATCTGGGCAACCCGAAGAACTTCGGCAACCAGCTGAAATATGCCGACAAGCGCAATGCCCCGGTCGCCGTCATCCAGGGCGGCGACGAGGCGGCGCGCGGCGTGGTGCAGGTCAAGGACCTGATCCTGGGGGCGAAGATCGCGGCCCAGGCCAGCCACGAGGAATGGAAGGCCCAGCCCGCCCAGACCGAAGTGGCCCGCGCCGATCTGGTCTCCGAAGTCCGGCGCATCCTGGGATGAGCAAGCGCGAGAAACAGGCCATCGGCCAGCAGATCCTTGCCGCCTTCCGCGCCGCCGGGGCCGAGGAGGTCGCGCCCGACCTGCTGCTGCCGGCCGAGACCTTGCTGGACCTCTATGGCGAGGACATCCGCGCCCGCGCCTATGTGACCCAGGACCCGATCCGCGGCGAGATGATGCTGCGCCCCGACTTCACCGTGCCGGTGGTGCAGATGCACATGGCCAGCGGCGCCGAGCCGGCGCGCTATTGCTATCTGGGCGAGGTGTTCCGCAAGCAGGACCATGGCGAGACGCGCCCCGAGCATCCGCGCGACAACGAATACCTGCAGGCCGGTTTCGAGCTTTTCGCCCGCGACCCGGACGCCGATGCCGAGGTCTTCGCGCTGTTTCACGACATCCTCGCGCCCCTGAAGCTGCAGGCTAGCATGGGCGACATGGACCTGCTGATGGACGCGGTGCGCGCCCTGCCGCTGTCGGGCGCGCGCCGGGCCGCGCTTTTGCACCACATCTGGCGGCCGCGGCGCTTTGCCAAGGCGCTGGCGCGCTTCGCCGCGCCGGCCGAGGCCCGCGGCTTTCCCGAAACCGCCGCGCCCTGGACCGGCCTGCGTTCGCCGGCCGAGATGCAGGCCCGCATCGACCGGCTGCGCAGCGATGCCGCCGAGGCGCCGCTGCCGCCGCAATGGGTCGAGCGGCTGGAGCGGCTGTTCGCCATCCAGGCCCCGGCCCCCGAGGCGCTGCGGCAGCTGCGCGGGCTGGCGGCCGAGATCCCCGATATCGCCGAGGCGGTGGATCGGCTGGAACGCAACCTGGCGGCGCTGTCCGCGCGCGGCATCGACGTGAGCCAGGTGCATTTCGACGCCAGCCATGGCCGGCACACGATGGAATATTACGACGGCATGACCTTCAGCTTCGCGGCGGCCGGGCGCGAGGACTGGCCGCCCGTCGCCTCGGGCGGGCGCTACGACGCGCTGGCGGCGGTTCTGGGCCAGGCGCAGGGCCGCTCGATCCCGGCGGTGGGCGGCATCATCCGGCCGGGGCTGGTCCATGAACTGGGGGGCCAGATCTTGGGGAAAGCAGCATGATCCGGCTGGGCGTGCCGTCCAAGGGGCGGCTGATGGAGCAGTGCTTCGACTGGTTCGCCGCCCGCGGCGTGACCCTGTCGCGCGCCGGGTCCGAGCGCGAATATGCCGGCCGGGTCGACGGGGCCGGGGACGTGGCGCTGGTGCTGCTTTCGGCGGGCGAGATCCCGCGCGAGCTCATGGCCGGCCGCATCCATCTGGGCGTGACCGGCACCGACCTGATCCGCGAGAAGCTGGCCGGCTGGCGCAGCCATGTCGAGGAACTGGCGCCGATGGGCTTCGGCCATGCCGACCTGATCCTGGCCGTGCCAGCCTGCTGGTCGGATTGCGAGACCCTGGACGATTTCGCCACCATCGCCCGCGATTTCCGTGCCGAGCACGGTTTCCGCCTGCGCATCGCTACCAAGTATCACCGGCTGGTGCGCGCCTGGCTCTCGGCGCAGGAGGTCGCGGATTACCAGCTGGTCGACAGCCAGGGCGCGACCGAGGGCACGGTGGCCAACCTGACCGCCGAGGCCATCGCCGACATCACCTCCTCGGGCGAGACGCTGCGCGCCAACCACCTGAAGATCATCGGCGAGGAACCCATCCTGCGCTCGCAGGCGACGCTCTTGCGCTCGCTGGCGGCGGGGGACGAGGCCGAGGTGCGGGATTTCGCGGCACGGCTCGGGCTCTAGAAACCTCGGGCGGGGCAGGGGCGTTGTGCCTCGCCACCTGTGACGGAGAAAGATGATGCGCTTGGCCGCCCTGATGCTGATCCTGTCCGCAAGCCCCGCGCTCGCCGCCTCCGAGGAGGCCTGGGAGCAGTTCCGCCAGGATGTCGAGACAGCCTGCACCGCGCTGGCCCCCGAAGCGGGCGAGACGGCCATCGAGGTCAACCCCTTCGGTTCGGAAAGCTATGGCGCGGCGCTGCTGATCACCACGCTGGCCGATGGCGGGGTGGATCGTTACGTCTGCATCTATGACAAGCAGGCCGGAACCGCCGAGCTGACCGCGCCCTTCACGCCGCCGCAGGAAGTGGTCGAGCCGCAGGCCGATGCGGCGGGCAATGTCGCGCCGGTCGAGGACACCCGGACGGACGCGCATCTGGTCAAGCCGTGACCGCCGCGCCTGTCGCGCGGCCGCATGGGTATTTGAAAAACAGAGAAAGCTTCAGTCGAGCCCGACCAAGGCCCGCGCGAAGTCTCGGGCGTCGAAGGCGTCGAGATCGTCGATCTGCTCGCCCACGCCGATGGCATGGATCGGCAGGCCGAAGCGGTCGGCCAGGGCCACAAGAACGCCGCCGCGGGCGGTGCCGTCCAGCTTGGTCATGACCAGGCCCGAGACATCGGCGAGCTTCTGGAAGGTCTCGACCTGGCTCAGCGCGTTCTGGCCGGTGGTGGCGTCCAGCACCAGCAGGGTGTTGTGCGGCGCCGAAGGGTCCTTCTTGCGGATGACGCGGACGATCTTGGCCAACTCCTCCATCAGGTCCTGGCGATTCTGCAAGCGGCCGGCAGTGTCGATCATCAGCAGGTCGGCGCCCTCGGCCTCGGCCCGGGTCATGGCGTCAAAGGCGAGGCTGGCGGGGTCCGAGCCCTCGGGCGCGGTCATCACCGGCACGCCGGCGCGCCGGCCCCACACCTGCAATTGCTCGACGGCGGCGGCGCGGAACGTGTCGCCGGCCGCGATCACCACTTTCTTGCCCGCCGCCTTGAACTGGCTGGCGAGCTTGCCGATGGTGGTGGTCTTGCCCGAGCCGTTCACCCCCACCACCAGCACCACCTGCGGCCGCTTGGGATAGAGGGGCAGGGGCCTGGCGACCGGGGTCATGATGCGGGCGATCTCCTCGGCCAGCAGCTCTTTCAGCTCGGTGGCCGAAATGCGGCGGCCCATGCGGCCTTCGGCGATATTGGCGGTGACGCGCAGCGCCGTTTCGACGCCCATGTCGGCCTGGATCAGCATCTCCTCGAGCTGCTCCAGCATCTCGTCGTCCAGCTCGCGGCGCGGCTCGGCCGTGACGGCCTGGCCGAAGATGCGGCCGAGAAGCCCGGGCTTGGCGGGCGTGTCGGAGATCGGGGCTTGCGGGGCCGGGGCCGCGGGCGGTGCCGGCGTGGCGCTTTCCGGTTCGGCACCTTCGGACACGATGTCATCCAGCCCCGCGCCGATCTTCGACGAGGACCGCGTCAGCCGCTCGCGCAGTTTCGAGAAAAACGCCATGCACCCATCCTTCTGCCTGTGGCGCAAGAGACTAGGCGTTCCGCGGCCAAAGGAAAAGGGCGCCTGCGAAGCGCCCTTCTTTCTTGTCGAAATATCCCGGGGGTGTGGGGGCAGCGCCCCCACGGCGCTCAGGCCTTGCCCAGATAGATGTCGACCAGCTTCTGCAGCATGTCCAGCGCATCCTCGCGCGAGCGCTGAAAGCTGTTGCGGCCGATGATCGAGCCGTTGCCGCCGCCGTCGCGGATGGCGCGGGCGTCGTCATAGACCGCATCCGCGCCCTTGGCCGCGCCGCCCGAGAACACCACGATGCGCCGGCCGTTGAAGGCCGACTGCATGCAATGCGCCACGCGCTTGGCCTGGGTCGAGATGTCGATGCCCTTGGCCTCGTAGACCTTCTTCGCCTCGTCCAGTTCCAGGTGGTCGGTCGAGAGCTTGATCTTGATGACATGCGCGCCGATCAGCGCCGCGATCTGGGCGGCATAGGCGGCGATGTCGATGGCGGTCTCGCCGTCCTTGCTGATCGCCTCGCCGCGCGGATAGGACCAGATCACCGTCGCCACGCCCTTGGCTGCGGCTTCCTTGCGCATCTCGACGATCTCCTCGATCATGTCGAGCGCCATGTCCGAACCCGGATAGATGGTGAAGCCGATGGCCGAGCAGCCCAGCCGCAGCGCGTCGTCCACCGAGGCGGTGATCGCCTGGTTCTTGCCGGCCGTGTCCGACATCAACGAATTGGCCGAGTTCACCTTGAGAATGGTCGGGATCTGGCCGGCGAAGGTGTCGGCGCCCGCCTCGATCATGCCCAGCGGCGCGGCATAGGCGTTCAGCCCGGCGTCGATGGCCAGCTGATAGTGGTAATGCGGGTCGTAGCCGGCCGGGTTCGGTGCAAAGCTGCGCGCCGGGCCGTGCTCGAACCCCTGGTCCACGGGCAGGATGATCATCTTGCCGGTGCCGGCCAGCTTGCCGGTCATCAGCATGCGGGCCAGCTGTGCCTTCACACCCGGCGCTTCGCCCTCGTAATTGGCGAGGATCTTGCGGACGGTATCGGTCATCTGCATCGGGAACTCCATGTCTGAATGCGGGCTGATTAACAGACTCGTCGCCGAGGGCAATCGCGATTGCGCTAACGGAACCGGCGGCGGCGGTCCGGCGCTGTTGCGAGGTCGGAATTTCCGGGCTTCCCGGGGGCAGACGAAGACCGCGGCGGCATTCCCGAACCAATCCGCCAGAACCGCCGTTTCCCTTGGTGCGGGGCCGGCCTCCCTGGTCTCGATCGGGGCCCTTTTTCTCGCTATCTGTCCCTCGATACCGACTCGCGTGATGCCGGCGCGACCTGCCGCCCGCCGCGATCTCCGCGGCCCTGGCGATCGAGCCCGCCCCGTCAGGGGGAACGGATCCTGCGTCCTGCCGCACAACCTTGACGGGAACCGGGCCGTCGAGGCAGGGTTGATCGAAGAGGAGGCGCCCATGCCCGACGATCCCGACCCCGACCGTGAACGGGCCGCCCGCCGTCATCTGGTGCCGATCATCGGCATGGGCGTGGCGGTGATCGTGGCGGTGATCGCGCTCATCCTGTTCATCACCGCCGGGTCCGGGAAACAGGGCGACGCGCCGCGCGCCGACCCGCCCGCCCAGCCTGCTGCGCAGGACTGAGGCGGCGCCGGGCAGGCGGCCGCGCGGCCGCCCCCTGCCTGCCGTCAGCGTTTCTGCAGCGCCGCCACGCCCGGCAGTTCCTTGCCCTCCATCCATTCCAGGAAGGCGCCGCCGGCGGTCGAGATGAAGGTGAAATCGCCCGAGACGCCGGCCTTGTTCAGCGCCGCCACCGTGTCGCCGCCGCCGGCGACCGAGATCAGCTTGTCCTCGCGCGTCAGCCGCGCCGCTTCCTGTGCGGCGGCATTGGTCGCGGCGTCGAAGGGCGGGATCTCGAAGGCGCCGAGCGGGCCGTTCCAGATCAGCGTGCGGCAGGTTTCGAACACTTCGCGGATCTTCGCCACGGTTGCCGGGCCGGCGTCGAGGATCATCGCATCGGCGGGGCAGGCCTCGGCCGCCACCGTCTCGCTTGCCGCGCCGGCCTTGAATTCCCGCGCCACCACCACGTCCACCGGCAGGTGGATGGTGCAGCCGGTCTTGCCGGCCTTCTCGAGGATGTCGCGCGCGGTGTCGGCCATGTCGCGCTCGGCCAGCGACTTGCCGACCTCGATGCCCTGGGCGACCAGGAAGGTGTTCGCCATGCCGCCGCCGATGACCAGATGGTCCACCTTCTCGATCAGATTGCCGAGCAGGTCGAGCTTGGTCGAGACCTTGGCGCCGCCGACCACCGCCACCACCGGGCGCTGCGGATTGCCGAGCGCGGCGTCCAGCGCCTTCAGCTCCGCCTCCATCAGCCGGCCGGCGGCGGCCGGCAGAAGCCGCGCGATGCCCTCGGTCGAGGCATGCGCCCGATGCGCGGCCGAGAAGGCGTCGTTCACATAGGCCTGACCCAGCGCCGCCAGCGAGGCGGCGAAGGTCGCGTCATTGGTTTCCTCGCCGGGATAGAAGCGGGTATTCTCCAGCAGGAGCACGTCGCCCTTGGCAAGATCGGCCACGGCGCGCTTGGCGGGGCCGCCGATGGCTTCCTCGGCGAACTTCACCGGCTGGCCGAGCGCCTTTTCCAGCGCCGGGATCACCACCTTCAGGCTCATCGACTCGACGCGCTGGCCCTTGGGGCGGTCGAAATGCGCCAGCAGCACCGGGATGCCGCCCCGGGCCTGGATGTCCTTGACGGTCGGGACGATCTTTTCGATCCGGGTGGCGTCGGTGACCTGGCCGTTCTCGACCGGGACGTTCACGTCCACGCGGACAAGCACCACCTTGCCGTCAAGCTCCAGGTCGTCGATCGTGTTGAAATCCGCCATGGTCTCGTCCCTTTCCTGATGGGCTTTGGCGCCCGTGCGCGGTTTTCCCGCATCATGACATTTTCGTCAACCGGCCCCGCAATCATGGACGGCGGCGAACCGCCGGGGGCAATGGCGGCGTTGTATGGGCGAAGCGAAATGCTTATGCCTTTGCCCAAGCCATCAGAAGGAGACCCCCATGGCCGAGATCAAGGATCCCGAGAACACGGTCATCATCGAGCTGAAGGACGGCCCGGTGGTGATCGAGCTGCTGCCCGATGTCGCCCCGAAACATGTCGAGCGCATGAAGGAACTGGCCCGGGCCGGGAAATACGACAATGTGGCCTTCCACCGCGTGATCGAGGGCTTCATGGCCCAGACCGGCGACGTGGAACATGCCAATATGGAAAACAACTACAACCCGGGCCGCGCCGGCACCGGCGGCTCGGACCTGCCGGACCTGCCGGCCGAGTTCTCGCGCCTGCCGCATGACCGCGGCACGCTGGGCGCGGCGCGTTCGATGAACCCGAACAGCGCCAACAGCCAGTTCTTCATCAACTTCAAGGACAACCATTTCCTGAACGGGCAATATACCGTCTATGGCCGGGTCATCGAGGGCATGGAGCATGTCGACAAGATCGCCCGCGGCGAGCCGCCGGCGAATCCCGACCGGATGATCTCGGTGAAGGTGGCGGCCGATGCGCAGTAAGCTGCTGGCTTCCGCCCTGCTGCTGGCCGCCGGCGCGGCCGCCCATCCGGTCCTGGCCGAGGGTCTGCCGGGCGTCACCGACGGCCCCGGCCCGAACCTGGTGATCGAGGTCGCCGATGCCAAGGGGAACGCCAAGGGCCGTATCGTCCTGGACCTCTATAACGACAAGGCACCGAAGCATGTCGAGCGGCTGGTGACGCTGGCGAAGTCCGGCGCCTATGACGGGGTGGTGTTCCACCGCGTGATCGACGGCTTCATGGCCCAGACCGGCGATGTCGAGTTCGGCAAGCATGGTGGCGACACCGCGCGGGCCGGCATGGGCGGCTCGAACATGCCGGACCTGCAGGCCGAGTTCAACGATGTCAGCTTCCAGGCCGGCACCGTGGGCATGGCGCGGGCGCAGGACCCGAATTCGGCCAACAGCCAGTTCTTCATCGACCTGGCGCCGGCGACCTTCCTTGACGGGCAATATACCGTGGTCGGCCAGCTGGTCGATGGCTGGGATGTGCTGAACGCGATCAAGAAGGGCGATCCCGCCGCCAACGGCTCGGTGGTCGAGCCCGACTACATGGTCAAGGTGACGGTCGAGGAATAAGCCCGCCGCCCGACCCGAAAGCCCCGCCCCGCGCGGGGCTTTTCTTCAAGGAGTCCCCACATGACCACGCTTTACATCGACGCCGACGCCTGCCCGGTCAAACCCGAGGCCGAACGGGTCGCGACCCGGCTGCGCGTGCCGATGGTGCTGGTCTGCAATGGCGGGCTGCGGCCGCCGGCCAATCCGCTGCTGTCGCTGGTGATCGTGCCCGAGGGGCCGGATGCGGCCGACCAGTGGATCGCGGCGCATTGCGGCCCGGGCGACGTGGTGGTCACCACCGACCTGCCGCTGGCGGACCGCTGCCTCAAGGCCGGTGCGCAGGTCGTGCAGCCCGACGGCGAGGTGCTGACGCCGGCCAATATCGGCCCGCGGCTGGCCACCCGCGACCTGATGCAGGACATCCGCGCCGCCGACCCGTTCCACCAGGGCCGCGGCGGCGGTTTCGGCAAGGCCGAGCGGGCGCGGTTCCTGCAATCGCTGGACCGGGTGATGGCGGCGGCGCTGCGGACCGGCTAGTGTGCGGGCCATGGACAGCGCGCCGCGAAGATGATTTCACCTCGCCCCATGTTTACGCGCCGATCCGCCCCTTACTGGGCCACCTTCCTCATCATCCTCCTGGCCGCGGCCTGGCTGCTCTGGATCGGGCGCGAGCCGATCTGCAAATGCGGCTTCGTCAAGCTCTGGCACGGCGAGACGATGAGTTCCGAGAATTCGCAGCATCTGACCGACTGGTATACGCCCTCGCACATCATCCACGGGCTGCTGTTCTATGCAGGGCTGTGGCTGGTGGCGCGGCGCCTGTCTTTCGGCTGGCGGCTGGCGATCGCGACGCTGGTCGAATCCGCCTGGGAGATCGTCGAGAATTCCGACGCGATCATCGAGCGCTACCGCGCGGTGACCATCTCGCTGGACTATTACGGCGACAGCGTGGTCAATTCGGTGGCGGACATCCTGGCGATGGTGCTGGGCTTCGTGCTGGCGGCGCGGCTGCCGGTCTGGGCCTCTGTCGCCATGGTGATCGGCTTCGAGGCGCTGACCACCTGGCTGATCCGCGACGGGCTGGCGCTGAACGTGCTGATGCTGCTCTGGCCGCTGGAGGCGGTGAGGGCCTGGCAGGGCAGGTGAGAAAGCGGCAGCAGACACCCCCCGCTTGGCATTCGAACGGTAGAGGGCGGGCGACAGGGCTTCCCGGCCCTGTCGCTGCGGTATTTGGGGCACGA contains these protein-coding regions:
- a CDS encoding ATP phosphoribosyltransferase regulatory subunit, producing the protein MSKREKQAIGQQILAAFRAAGAEEVAPDLLLPAETLLDLYGEDIRARAYVTQDPIRGEMMLRPDFTVPVVQMHMASGAEPARYCYLGEVFRKQDHGETRPEHPRDNEYLQAGFELFARDPDADAEVFALFHDILAPLKLQASMGDMDLLMDAVRALPLSGARRAALLHHIWRPRRFAKALARFAAPAEARGFPETAAPWTGLRSPAEMQARIDRLRSDAAEAPLPPQWVERLERLFAIQAPAPEALRQLRGLAAEIPDIAEAVDRLERNLAALSARGIDVSQVHFDASHGRHTMEYYDGMTFSFAAAGREDWPPVASGGRYDALAAVLGQAQGRSIPAVGGIIRPGLVHELGGQILGKAA
- the hisG gene encoding ATP phosphoribosyltransferase, whose product is MIRLGVPSKGRLMEQCFDWFAARGVTLSRAGSEREYAGRVDGAGDVALVLLSAGEIPRELMAGRIHLGVTGTDLIREKLAGWRSHVEELAPMGFGHADLILAVPACWSDCETLDDFATIARDFRAEHGFRLRIATKYHRLVRAWLSAQEVADYQLVDSQGATEGTVANLTAEAIADITSSGETLRANHLKIIGEEPILRSQATLLRSLAAGDEAEVRDFAARLGL
- a CDS encoding SlyX family protein, whose protein sequence is MDKQTKERIERLEEAVAYLARTVEDLSGIVARQESEIARLARHVGMLMEREAERESEAGTVPLADQRPPHW
- a CDS encoding DUF4177 domain-containing protein, coding for MSSYEYTVIPAPARGEKVRGAKSGIERFAATLTDVLNDMARDGWDYVRAETLPAEERSGLTSRTTVYHNLLIFRRALAAPGRQQLPQPAATAEPQPAEPPAMEPAAEETPAGTAQQPARGPFSQPMRATPKPAPLAAPGNHTRARAAEPPLTAPHAPAPAGPRLGPASR
- the hisS gene encoding histidine--tRNA ligase, which translates into the protein MAKDQKKQPRPKAETPKGFRDYFGADVTERKQMLDRIAEIYHRHGFEPLETSAVETVEALGKFLPDVDRPNAGVFAWQEAEVPGGGAGDWLALRYDLTAPLARVAAQFRNDLPSPYRRYAMGPVWRNEKPGPGRFRQFYQCDADTVGSASVAADAEICAMLAAALEHAGIARGDYLIRINNRKVLNGILESTGVAEGKPADDVLRTIDKFDKVGEEGVRQLLTTGRKDESGAFIEGVGLSPEQAGPVLAFLTSKGADNAATLQNLRAAVGASTVGAEGVDELARIAGMLTAMGVGEDRAVIDPSIVRGLGYYTGPVFEAELTFEILDDKGRKRQFGSVAGGGRYDGLVERFTGQKVPATGVSIGVDRLLAALRAKGLMGGAEPGPVVVTVMDRERMADYQAMAAELRAAGIRAEVYLGNPKNFGNQLKYADKRNAPVAVIQGGDEAARGVVQVKDLILGAKIAAQASHEEWKAQPAQTEVARADLVSEVRRILG
- the ftsY gene encoding signal recognition particle-docking protein FtsY; this encodes MAFFSKLRERLTRSSSKIGAGLDDIVSEGAEPESATPAPPAAPAPQAPISDTPAKPGLLGRIFGQAVTAEPRRELDDEMLEQLEEMLIQADMGVETALRVTANIAEGRMGRRISATELKELLAEEIARIMTPVARPLPLYPKRPQVVLVVGVNGSGKTTTIGKLASQFKAAGKKVVIAAGDTFRAAAVEQLQVWGRRAGVPVMTAPEGSDPASLAFDAMTRAEAEGADLLMIDTAGRLQNRQDLMEELAKIVRVIRKKDPSAPHNTLLVLDATTGQNALSQVETFQKLADVSGLVMTKLDGTARGGVLVALADRFGLPIHAIGVGEQIDDLDAFDARDFARALVGLD
- the gatB gene encoding Asp-tRNA(Asn)/Glu-tRNA(Gln) amidotransferase subunit GatB; the encoded protein is MLDHLTYTAPEPKIIQGAKQDWELVIGLEVHAQVASNAKLFSGASTGFGAEPNSHVAFVDAAMPGMLPVINEFCVAQAVKTGLGLKARINLVSAFDRKNYFYPDLPQGYQISQLYHPIVGEGEVIVDMAPGIARRVRIERIHLEQDAGKSIHDMDPNMSFVDLNRTGVALMEIVSRPDIRGPEEAAAYVAKLRQIMRYLGTCDGNMQNGNLRADVNVSVCAPGAYERYQETGDFSHLGTRCEIKNMNSLRFIQAAIEYEARRQIAIIEDGGTVVQETRLYDPDRGETRSMRSKEEAHDYRYFPDPDLLPLEIEQDWVDGIAAAMPELPDEKKARFVKELGLSEYDAGVLTAEVESADYFEQVAAGRDGKMAANWVINELFGRLNKEGLSVETSPVSAAQLGGVIDLIGSGAISGKIAKELFEILWTEGGDPAEIVESRGMKQVTDLGAIEAAVDEIIAANPAQVEKAKANPKLAGWFVGQVLKATGGKANPAAVNELVAKKLGG
- a CDS encoding class I fructose-bisphosphate aldolase, encoding MQMTDTVRKILANYEGEAPGVKAQLARMLMTGKLAGTGKMIILPVDQGFEHGPARSFAPNPAGYDPHYHYQLAIDAGLNAYAAPLGMIEAGADTFAGQIPTILKVNSANSLMSDTAGKNQAITASVDDALRLGCSAIGFTIYPGSDMALDMIEEIVEMRKEAAAKGVATVIWSYPRGEAISKDGETAIDIAAYAAQIAALIGAHVIKIKLSTDHLELDEAKKVYEAKGIDISTQAKRVAHCMQSAFNGRRIVVFSGGAAKGADAVYDDARAIRDGGGNGSIIGRNSFQRSREDALDMLQKLVDIYLGKA